CGGTGCGCGGGGTCGGCTACCGCGCCGGGACCGGGTCCTGATCGTGCCGGGCCGGCGGTGAGCGCCACCGGGACCCGCGAGGCCACGGGCGCCGCCGACGTCGTGGACCCCGGCCCCGAGGGCGGGGAGGACTCGGCCGGCGGATCCTCCACTCCCGGCGACGCCGTGCCTGCCTGGAAGCGGGCGGCCCGGCGGGTCCTGGACCCGCGCAGCTGGTCCCTCGCGCTGCGCGTGGTGATGGTGACGACGCTGCTGTCCACCATCGCGCTGCTGATCGTGGGCGCCTATCTCTCCTCGGTGATCGCCGACGGCCTCTACGAGCAGCGCCGCGACCGGGTGCTCGAGGAGACCCTGCAGGTGCGCACGGACCTGTCCGACACCCTCGCCCAGCTCTCCGGTGCCACCAGCACCCAGCAGCAGGACGCGGTGAGTTCCTTCGTGCAGAGCACGGGCGGGCAGGGCGGCGGCGACCGCCGCGAGGTGGCGCTCGTGCCGGTGGAGACCACCGGCACCGTGTTCCCCGTCGCCTCTTCGGACCGCACCCTGTTCGACGAGGTCGATGACGAGTTCTCCGCCGCGGTCGCCGAGCAGCCCGATGCGGTCTCGTGGCGCTCGATCGGTCGCGACGACGGCAGCGGCAGGCCGACCCCCGCCCTGCTCGTGGGCACGCGAGTGATCGTGCCCGGCTCCGGCTCCTACGACCTCTACCTCGTCTACTCCCTGCAGGAGGAGCAGCAGACCCTCGACTTCGTCCAGCGCGTGATCCTGGGCGGCGGGGCGGTGCTGCTGGCCCTCATCGTCGGCATCGCGATCGTGGTGGCGCGACTGGTGACCACACCCCTGAAGCGCGCCGCCCAGGCCGCCGAGCGGATGGCCGCCGGCGACCTCGGCGCCCGGGTGGAGGTGGCGGGCGCCGACGAGCTCGCGCTGGTGGGGGAGTCCTTCAACGACATGGCCCTCAGCCTCGAGCAGAAGGTCGCTGACCTGACCGAGCTCTCCCGCGTCCAGCAGCGCTTCGTCTCCGACGTCTCCCACGAGCTGCGCACGCCGCTGACCACCATCCGCATGGCCTCCTCCGTGCTGGACTCGCGGCGCAGCGAGCTGCCCGGCGAGCTGCAGCGCACCACCGAGCTGCTGAACGCCCAGGTGCAGCGCTTCGACGTGCTGCTCGCCGACCTGCTGGAGATCTCCCGCTTCGACGCCGGCGCCGCGGAGCTCGAGGCCCAGCGCGAGGACCTCGACGCGCTCGTGCTGCGCGCCGTCGAGGACGTGCGCCCGCTCGCCGGCGCCCGCGGCTGCCTGCTGGACGTTCGCCTGACCGACGGGGATGCGAGCGCCGTGGTCGACGCCCGGCGCGTGGACCGCATCCTGCGCAACCTCCTCACCAATGCGATCGAGCACGGCGCCGGTCACCCGGTCCTGGTCCAGACCGCGGGGGACGACGACGCGGTCGCCGTGGTGGTCCAGGACTTCGGGCGCGGCATCTCCCCGGAGGACGCGAGGCGGGTCTTCGACCGGTTCTGGCGGGCGGATCCCTCCCGTGCCCGCACTCTCGGCGGCACGGGGCTCGGACTGTCGATCTCCGTGGAGGACGCGCGGCTGCACGGCGGCTGGCTGCAGGCCTGGGGCCAGGAGGGCGAGGGCGCCGTGTTCCGCCTGACCCTGCCGCGCCGGCCCGGCACCGATCTGCGCCGCTCCCCGCTGCGCCTCGAGCGACCCTTCGACCGCGCCCAGGCCGATAAGGCCGTCTCCCCGACCCCGACGGGGGAGATCCGCATCGGCCCCGGCCTGCTCCCCGACCTGGCAGAGCCCGAGACCACCGAGATCACCGCCCCCGCCGAGATCACCGCCCCCACCGAGATCACCGCCCCCACAGGGAGAACCGCCCCCGCGGACCCCACCGCCCCCGCCGACGGAGAGGACGGAGACGCACGATGAGACCCGCACGCCGCAGCATCCTCCACGCCCTCGGCGCCGCCGCGCTTCTCGGCCTCGGCGCCGGGTGCGCGCGCATCCCCACGGATTCCGGCATCGACAGCCAGGTCCTGCCCGGCCAGTCCCACCCTGGCGCGCCCTACGTCCGCGCCCTGCCGCCCTCCGACGGGGCGACCGCCCAGGAGGTCCTCGCCGGATTCGTCCAGGCCGGCGTCGGCTCCGAGGACGACTTCGCCGTCGCCCGCGCCTATCTCACGGAGGCCGAGAGCGAGCGCTGGGACCCCTCGGCCGGGATCACCGTCTACTCCGGCAGCCAGGAGCTGCGGGTGGAGGAGGTCGGCGAGGGCCGCCTCTCCCTCGTGCTCCAGGTCCTCGCCTCGGTCGACGGGACCGGGGTGCGCAGCATGCTCCCCTCCGCCTCGTCGCGCGAGGTCGAGGTCGCCGTCGAGGAGGTCGAGGACCAGTGGCGGCTCAGCGAGGTGCCCGACGGCATCTTCCTGTCCGAGGCGGCCTTCGAGACCCTCTACGCCCCCGCCCGTCTCTACTTCCTCGACGCCCGCTCCCGGCACCTGGTCCCCGACCACCGCTTCGTGCCGCTGCGCCGCGGGGCCGCGGCAGTGCTCGAAGGGCTCGTGGCCGGCCCCGCCCCCTTCCTCGAGGGCGCTGTCGGCTCCCAGGTGCCGCGCAGCGCCGACATCGCCGACGCCGCTATCGAGATCGGTGTGGACGGCTCCGCCCGGGTCGAGGTACCCGCGGCCATCGCCACGCTCGGGGCAGGTCCGCGCGCCCTCGCCCTCTCCCAGCTCGAGGCGTCCCTGCGCTCGCTGCTCAGCCTCTCCGGCGTGCGCCTGATGCGCAAGGGCCAGGACGTGATCATCGACGAGGCGGGCCGTGCCGACCGTGCCCTGCCCGGGCACCGCCCCATCGCCGCGGGCGAGGCAGGGGTGGTGTCCCTGGCCGACATCGGCGCGGCCGACCCGCCGGCCCAGCTGGTTCCGGCGCTCGCCGGGATGGAGGTCGCCTCCCCGACGATCGCCCAGGACGGGGTGCTGGCCGCGGCCCGCAGCCCCGAGGGGTCCACGGTCCTGATCGCCTCGAGCGACGACTCCGTGCCGTTGCGCGAGGCGGCCACCGGCGGAGTGTTCGTCGCCCCGCGGATCGACGGCTCCGGCTACGTGTGGACCTCCGTGCGGCAGAACCCGGGCGCGGTGTCGGCGCTGTCGGGGACCAGCGCCGAGCGGGACGCGAAGGTCGATGCGCCCTGGCTCGCGGGCCGCGAGGTGCGGGCGCTGGACATCGCGGCCGACGACACGCGCATGCTCGTGCTCTCGGCCGACGCCGGCGGCACCCGCCTGGACCTGTGCGCGGTCGTGCGCGATGCGGAGGGGGTGCCCGCCTCGCTCACCGACCCGGTCGTCATCCGCCCCTTCCTCGACGACGTCACCCAGGCGAGCTGGTACGACGAGGTGGTCGCCGTGGTGCTCGGCGCGGATCCCACCACCGGCGAGCTGCGGGCGCAGCTGCTGGACCTCGCCGGCGAGGTCGAGCCCCTGCCCACACCGGCGGCCGGCACGGAGCGCATCGTCGGCTCCGCCGTGGCGGACACCCTCTGGTCGAGCACCGCCGCCGGCGAGCTGCGCCGCACCGACGGCGAGGGCTGGACCACCGTGGACCTCGCCGGTCGCGACCCGTCCTTCTACTGAGCACGGTGCTGCTGAGCACGGTCTGCTGAGCACGGTCTGCTGAGCACGGTCTGCTGAGCACGGTGCACCGAGCACGCCCAGCGGCGACTGCTCCTCCCCAGCCCGCGTCCGTCCACAGGCGTCGGGCCCGGTCGGCGCGGGCCGCACCGAAGTGCTGGGATCGGGGCATGGACGAGGACGCACCTGCTGTCGATCGCCGCGTCGCGGGAGCGGACGCGACCGGGCTGCGCGACCGCCTGCTGGAGGTCGCCGCGCAGACCTGTGCGCTCGTCGCCCCGCGCGTCTGCCCCTGCGGCCGCGAGGGCGCGTGGCTGTGCCGCCGCTGCCTCGCACTGCTGCACGGCACCCCGCAGCGGGTCGAGTCCGTGTGCGATGCGCTGCTCGAGCTGAGCGCTGCGCGGCTGCGGGAGGAGCGCAGCGCGGGGGAGGTGCTGCCGGTGGGCGTGGACCACACCCCGCTGCTGCCGGTGCTCGCGCTCGGCGAGTACGGCGGGGACCTGCAGCGCCTGGTGCTGGCCTGGAAGAA
This genomic interval from Brachybacterium aquaticum contains the following:
- the mtrB gene encoding MtrAB system histidine kinase MtrB yields the protein MSATGTREATGAADVVDPGPEGGEDSAGGSSTPGDAVPAWKRAARRVLDPRSWSLALRVVMVTTLLSTIALLIVGAYLSSVIADGLYEQRRDRVLEETLQVRTDLSDTLAQLSGATSTQQQDAVSSFVQSTGGQGGGDRREVALVPVETTGTVFPVASSDRTLFDEVDDEFSAAVAEQPDAVSWRSIGRDDGSGRPTPALLVGTRVIVPGSGSYDLYLVYSLQEEQQTLDFVQRVILGGGAVLLALIVGIAIVVARLVTTPLKRAAQAAERMAAGDLGARVEVAGADELALVGESFNDMALSLEQKVADLTELSRVQQRFVSDVSHELRTPLTTIRMASSVLDSRRSELPGELQRTTELLNAQVQRFDVLLADLLEISRFDAGAAELEAQREDLDALVLRAVEDVRPLAGARGCLLDVRLTDGDASAVVDARRVDRILRNLLTNAIEHGAGHPVLVQTAGDDDAVAVVVQDFGRGISPEDARRVFDRFWRADPSRARTLGGTGLGLSISVEDARLHGGWLQAWGQEGEGAVFRLTLPRRPGTDLRRSPLRLERPFDRAQADKAVSPTPTGEIRIGPGLLPDLAEPETTEITAPAEITAPTEITAPTGRTAPADPTAPADGEDGDAR
- a CDS encoding GerMN domain-containing protein, giving the protein MRPARRSILHALGAAALLGLGAGCARIPTDSGIDSQVLPGQSHPGAPYVRALPPSDGATAQEVLAGFVQAGVGSEDDFAVARAYLTEAESERWDPSAGITVYSGSQELRVEEVGEGRLSLVLQVLASVDGTGVRSMLPSASSREVEVAVEEVEDQWRLSEVPDGIFLSEAAFETLYAPARLYFLDARSRHLVPDHRFVPLRRGAAAVLEGLVAGPAPFLEGAVGSQVPRSADIADAAIEIGVDGSARVEVPAAIATLGAGPRALALSQLEASLRSLLSLSGVRLMRKGQDVIIDEAGRADRALPGHRPIAAGEAGVVSLADIGAADPPAQLVPALAGMEVASPTIAQDGVLAAARSPEGSTVLIASSDDSVPLREAATGGVFVAPRIDGSGYVWTSVRQNPGAVSALSGTSAERDAKVDAPWLAGREVRALDIAADDTRMLVLSADAGGTRLDLCAVVRDAEGVPASLTDPVVIRPFLDDVTQASWYDEVVAVVLGADPTTGELRAQLLDLAGEVEPLPTPAAGTERIVGSAVADTLWSSTAAGELRRTDGEGWTTVDLAGRDPSFY